In Thermobaculum terrenum ATCC BAA-798, the DNA window AGCCTCCTGCTTAGATGCAGTCCCTCTAAGATAAACTCGACTGCAGAGGCTACCGCGGCTGGGTGCTCGCCCACTCCAAGCCGCTGAACCGCTGTCCTCATATCCTCCCAATCAAGAGCCTGTTTAGCATACTCCTCCGACGGCATGAGATCTGAGGTCTCTATAACAGCTCCTGAGTTGAACTTGACTATGGAATCAGCAAAATCAGACAGCTGGAAGTATCTGTTGAAAGTGGTCAGGATGGACTTCTGAATCAGCTTGCGAACTACGCGCTCCTCACTTACATCACCCGCAGACTCCAGCTCTATCTTGCCACAAGTAGAGGCAATCATAGCATCCAGATCACTGATCCGAGGTGCAGCTGTAGTCTCATCAAGCTTGATAGCTCTCTTTAGAGCGCTAGATACAACCGTTTCATAGTTGCTAACTGATACTCTCACGCTCACCCCCGAGCGCTGGTTTATATCAGTCGACCTTCTCGCCTGATGAGTAACCTCAGCTATGATCTCTTTCATAAACTGAGGTACGAGCAGGTTCACTCCCGCAATCTCGGGGACATTCCCCTCCTGCTCCATGATCTCTATCTCGTACTCGAGTTCCTCTGGGTAGTGAGTTCGGATCTCAGAGCCAAATCTGTCTTTGAGAGGGGTTACTATGCGGCCCCTGTTTGTATAGTCCTCAGGGTTAGCACTTGCTACGACGAACAGATCAAGGGGCAGCCTTATTTTGTAACCTCTGATTTGGACGTCTCTCTCCTCCATTATGTTAAGCAAGCCTACCTGTATACGCTCTGCAAGATCAGGTAGCTCATTGATGGCGAAGATGCCTCTGTTAGTTCTAGGGA includes these proteins:
- a CDS encoding AAA family ATPase; protein product: MRQARTIGELRSSGYQVRSVKDEMRQNLIRKIRRGEDLFPGIVGYEDTVIPQIENAILSGQDIILLGERGQAKTRIARSLVNLLDDYIPAIAGCEINDNPFEPICASCRMKVEDMGDDTPIEWIPRDRRYGEKLATPDITIADLIGEVDPIRVAEGRYLSDELTIHYGLVPRTNRGIFAINELPDLAERIQVGLLNIMEERDVQIRGYKIRLPLDLFVVASANPEDYTNRGRIVTPLKDRFGSEIRTHYPEELEYEIEIMEQEGNVPEIAGVNLLVPQFMKEIIAEVTHQARRSTDINQRSGVSVRVSVSNYETVVSSALKRAIKLDETTAAPRISDLDAMIASTCGKIELESAGDVSEERVVRKLIQKSILTTFNRYFQLSDFADSIVKFNSGAVIETSDLMPSEEYAKQALDWEDMRTAVQRLGVGEHPAAVASAVEFILEGLHLSRRLNKDRMDGHAFYRR